From Elaeis guineensis isolate ETL-2024a chromosome 16, EG11, whole genome shotgun sequence, a single genomic window includes:
- the LOC105059231 gene encoding AT-hook motif nuclear-localized protein 20-like, translated as MSKFQNETCSPPAPWHAFLHETLTSTALSSTPILSPMQVHSTRLPSHHQHLASPTQTVKRKRRRRKKRRRGRRRRRRRRDSSLYTGKLANHWWSGHLGLPGAEPVSISPGANNQETPPKEGDPSGCATAPNDDEERENSGEPKEGAIVASSRRPRGRPPGSKNKPKPPIFVTRDSPNSLHSHVMEVAGGADVADSIAQFARRRQRGVCVLSGAGVVANVGLRQPAAPGAVVALHGRFEILSLTGTFLPGPSPPGSTGLTVYLAGGQGQVVGGSVVGPLIAAGSVMVVASTFANASYERLPLEEEEGPGQLPGGSALGMAGGSGHGGLPDPSALPIFNLGHDAFAWAHARPPPY; from the exons ATGTCGAAGTTTCAGAATGAGACGTGCTCTCCACCTGCCCCCTGGCACGCGTTCCTACATGAAACCCTAACTTCCACCGCACTCTCCTCTACTCCTATACTTTCTCCAATGCAAGTTCATAGCACCCGCCTACCTTCTCATCACCAACATCTCGCCTCACCAACCCAAACTGTAAAGAGGAAAAGG aggaggaggaagaaaagaagaagaggaagaagaagaagaagaagaagaagggattcTTCTCTGTATACCGGCAAGCTGGCGAACCATTGGTGGTCTGGCCACCTGGGCCTCCCTGGAGCCGAACCGGTCTCCATCTCCCCCGGTGCCAATAACCAGGAGACACCCCCGAAAGAAGGTGATCCTAGCGGCTGCGCCACTGCTCCCAACGATGACGAGGAGAGGGAGAACAGCGGCGAGCCAAAGGAGGGCGCCATCGTGGCCAGCAGCCGCAGGCCCCGTGGCCGCCCTCCGGGTTCCAAGAACAAGCCCAAGCCCCCCATCTTCGTCACCCGGGACAGCCCCAACTCCCTCCACAGCCACGTCATGGAGGTCGCAGGTGGTGCCGATGTCGCCGACTCCATCGCCCAGTTTGCCCGCCGCCGCCAGCGCGGCGTCTGCGTGCTCAGCGGCGCCGGCGTAGTCGCCAACGTAGGGCTCCGCCAACCGGCTGCTCCGGGTGCTGTGGTTGCCCTCCATGGCCGCTTCGAGATCCTGTCCCTCACGGGGACGTTCCTGCCGGGACCTTCACCACCGGGGTCTACCGGGCTGACGGTCTACCTCGCCGGCGGGCAGGGGCAGGTGGTGGGGGGCAGTGTCGTGGGCCCCTTGATTGCTGCAGGGTCCGTTATGGTGGTCGCATCGACGTTCGCAAACGCATCCTATGAGAGACTGCCattagaggaggaggaggggccaGGGCAGCTGCCAGGCGGGTCGGCGCTGGGGATGGCTGGAGGCAGTGGCCATGGTGGCCTTCCTGACCCCTCGGCTCTGCCCATCTTCAATTTGGGCCACGACGCCTTCGCATGGGCTCATGCGCGGCCGCCGCCGTACTGA
- the LOC105059094 gene encoding bet1-like SNARE 1-1 — MNSRRDYRGTRAALFDGIEEGGIRASSYSSHEIDEHENDQAIEGLQDRVNILKRLTGDIHEEVESHNRVLDRMGNDMDTSRGILSGTVDRFKMVFETKSSRRMATLVASFLALFLLIYYLTK, encoded by the exons GGATTATCGTGGTACCAGAGCTGCTCTTTTTGATGGCATTGAAGAGGGTGGAATTCGAGCTTCATCCTACAGCTCTCATGAAattgatgaacatgaaaatgatcAAGCTATTGAAGGGCTACAAGACAGAGTCAATATTCTAAAGAGA TTGACAGGTGATATACATGAAGAGGTTGAGAGTCATAATCGTGTGCTTGACCGAATG GGCAATGATATGGACACATCTAGGGGAATCCTCTCTGGAACGGTTGATCGATTCAAGATG GTTTTTGAGACCAAATCAAGTCGCAGAATGGCTACTCTTGTGGCGTCTTTTCTGGCTCTGTTCTTGCTCATATATTACTTGACCAAGTAG